One stretch of Cryptosporidium parvum Iowa II chromosome 3, whole genome shotgun sequence DNA includes these proteins:
- a CDS encoding conserved expressed protein has protein sequence MDLKLEFLNKTENRTTGCSVQCIFGKIILLIVSIILLLGLLVWIFQEKLLFFPNINGKRDLASNFPGYRHPNENKMNSEDVVLTTDDNVKLYCWFIIHKKFDRYSHGQSSAMHFSSNLTEPHHSEQVKKDGPEKKILDRIRKAPKYMKFHFPEFSDRYEQQEKAPTIVFFHGNAGNIGHRLPRFLEFYNLIGVNIFAVSYRGYGDSEGTPSEEGFYLDAKASLEYVLSRTDVVDKNMIFLYGHSIGGAVAIDLASKYNVTGVILENTFTNIKSVAFRVYPIFKYFGFFFKFIQRLKFDSVSKISRVKSPILFVVGNEDEIIPPTHSVELYMKAGSPKSLKKIYLVSGGSHNDTWIKGGMEFYLMLLQFIYNAIDYSKPELEVSSNNLINKSQEETLSSIQEILKTKESSPINKLRKKTN, from the coding sequence atggatttaaaattggaatttctCAATAAAACTGAAAATAGAACAACAGGATGCAGTGTACAATGCATATTTGGCAAAATAATTCTGTTAATAGTgtcaataatattattattagggCTTTTGGTTTGGATTTTCCAGGAGAAGCTACTGTTctttccaaatattaatggGAAAAGAGACTTAGCATCAAACTTCCCAGGATACAGACATCCAAATGAgaataaaatgaattcaGAAGACGTAGTTTTAACTACGGATGATAATGTTAAATTATATTGCTGGTTTATAATACATAAGAAGTTTGACAGATACTCTCATGGACAATCAAGTGCGATGCATTTTAGTTCTAATCTAACAGAACCTCATCATTCGGAACAAGTTAAAAAAGATGGTCCAGAGAAAAAGATTTTAGATAGAATAAGAAAGGCTCCAAAATATATGAAATTCCATTTCCCTGAATTTTCAGATAGATATGAACAACAGGAAAAAGCTCCAACAATTGTCTTTTTTCATGGTAATGCTGGCAATATTGGGCACAGACTACCTAGGTTCTTGGAGTTTTACAATTTGATCGGtgttaatatatttgcAGTTTCTTATAGAGGATATGGGGACAGTGAGGGGACCCCTTCTGAAGAAGGCTTTTATTTGGATGCTAAAGCTTCACTTGAGTACGTCCTTTCTAGGACTGATGTGGTGGACAAGAATATGATCTTTTTATATGGACATTCCATTGGCGGCGCTGTTGCTATTGATCTCGCTTCTAAGTATAATGTTACTGGCGTTATTCTAGAAAATACCTTCACTAACATTAAATCTGTTGCTTTCAGAGTTTATCCAATATTTAAGTATTTTGGattcttcttcaaattcataCAAAGACTTAAATTTGATTCAGTATCTAAAATCTCACGTGTTAAATCCCCTATCTTATTTGTAGTTGGGAATGAGGATGAAATAATACCTCCCACACATTCTGTTGAATTATATATGAAGGCGGGATCGccaaaatctttaaaaaaaatttatttagtATCAGGTGGCTCACACAATGACACATGGATTAAAGGCGGAATGGAGTTTTATTTGATGCTGCTacaatttatatataatgcCATTGATTATAGTAAACCCGAATTAGAAGTATCTTCAAACAATTTGATAAACAAAAGTCAAGAAGAGACCTTATCTTCAATACAGgaaattttaaaaactaAAGAAAGTTCTCCTATAAATAAGctaagaaaaaaaacaaattaa